In Mycolicibacterium mucogenicum DSM 44124, the following are encoded in one genomic region:
- a CDS encoding TetR/AcrR family transcriptional regulator, which produces MRNTEVESSEPAGESPDVARQRFVDALAALIAERGYAATSVVDIVRVAQASKTTFYLHFANKQECYLALLASVTDDLVADIRAAVDSDAHWHNQIRQMFTAYIAHLTARPAISLSWIRDLPALGAAARPIQRRNFAELAALLSELATNPGFQRAGLPPVTKPKAVMLLAGVRELAAQTAEDDLDIETVIGPATDIAISILAAGR; this is translated from the coding sequence ATGCGCAACACGGAGGTCGAGAGCAGCGAACCGGCCGGCGAGTCGCCCGACGTGGCCCGTCAGCGGTTCGTCGACGCCCTCGCGGCGTTGATTGCCGAACGCGGCTACGCCGCGACGTCCGTCGTCGACATCGTGCGGGTGGCGCAGGCCTCGAAGACCACCTTCTACCTGCACTTCGCGAACAAGCAGGAGTGCTACCTCGCGTTGCTGGCCTCGGTGACCGACGATCTGGTCGCCGACATCCGGGCGGCCGTCGACTCAGATGCGCACTGGCACAATCAGATTCGCCAGATGTTCACTGCCTACATCGCGCATCTCACAGCACGGCCGGCGATTTCACTGAGCTGGATTCGCGACCTGCCCGCGTTGGGGGCCGCCGCCCGTCCGATCCAGCGGCGAAACTTCGCCGAACTCGCCGCTCTGCTAAGCGAACTCGCCACCAACCCAGGATTTCAGCGGGCCGGGCTGCCGCCCGTCACCAAGCCCAAAGCCGTGATGCTGCTCGCCGGCGTGCGCGAACTCGCCGCGCAGACCGCCGAAGACGACCTCGACATCGAGACCGTCATCGGCCCAGCCACCGATATCGCGATCAGCATCCTGGCCGCGGGGCGGTAG
- a CDS encoding DUF1772 domain-containing protein: MTFTKLPQPLGTTALIVALLSSGLLAGLYYAYAVSVMPALGAFDDRTFIDVMNKINVVIVNPPFLLAFLGSVGFTALAGAFYLKPGARPVLIWIGIGLALNLASLAVTSVVNVPLNDKLATAAASSSPADLASLRQQFETSWVRWNMIRALANTAATGVLAWALAVPVRG; encoded by the coding sequence ATGACCTTCACCAAGCTCCCCCAGCCGCTCGGCACGACGGCGCTCATCGTCGCCCTGTTGTCCTCCGGGCTGCTCGCCGGCCTGTACTACGCGTATGCCGTGTCGGTGATGCCCGCACTCGGTGCCTTCGACGACCGCACCTTCATCGACGTCATGAACAAGATCAACGTCGTCATCGTCAATCCGCCGTTCCTGCTGGCCTTCCTCGGATCGGTCGGCTTCACCGCGCTGGCCGGGGCGTTCTACCTCAAGCCCGGCGCCCGGCCCGTACTGATCTGGATCGGCATCGGCCTGGCCCTCAACCTCGCCAGCCTCGCCGTCACGTCGGTGGTCAACGTGCCGCTGAACGACAAGCTCGCCACCGCGGCCGCTTCGAGTAGTCCCGCCGATCTGGCGTCACTGCGCCAGCAGTTCGAGACGTCGTGGGTGCGCTGGAACATGATTCGCGCACTGGCCAACACCGCGGCCACCGGCGTCCTGGCCTGGGCGCTCGCCGTGCCGGTCCGCGGTTGA
- a CDS encoding AraC family transcriptional regulator — MDALAGLLEGPRARGAFLMRSLLDPPWSLRVQDQAPLTIVVVARGSATVLPDGAAGHRLEAGDIAVFRGPDCYTVADDAATAPEVVVHPGQVTTTIDGEPLCEALSLGIRSWGTRPDAQTLLITGTYEEVGAVCRRLLTALPPLVVVRRGELNTMLVDLLLDEMSRDEPAQGAVLDRMLDLLTIAALRSWFSRAEAPAWYRAYRDPQVGTALRLIENNPAHPWTVGSLAAEVGLSRAALARRFTQLVGEPPMALLTEIRLALAVDLLRGSDATIEAVAGRVGYGTAFALSTAIKRRYGMSPKAIRAQG, encoded by the coding sequence GTGGACGCCCTGGCCGGGTTATTGGAGGGGCCACGTGCCCGTGGCGCATTTCTGATGCGGTCGTTGCTCGACCCGCCGTGGTCGCTGCGCGTGCAGGACCAGGCTCCGCTCACCATCGTGGTGGTCGCCCGCGGGTCGGCGACCGTCCTGCCGGATGGCGCCGCCGGCCACCGACTCGAGGCGGGCGACATCGCGGTCTTCCGCGGACCCGACTGCTACACCGTCGCCGATGACGCGGCCACCGCACCCGAAGTCGTCGTGCACCCGGGGCAGGTCACCACGACCATCGACGGGGAACCACTGTGTGAGGCACTGAGTCTGGGAATCCGCAGCTGGGGCACCCGCCCCGATGCGCAGACCTTGTTGATCACCGGCACCTACGAAGAAGTGGGGGCGGTCTGCCGGCGGCTACTGACCGCGTTGCCGCCGCTTGTGGTGGTCCGGCGGGGCGAGCTCAACACCATGCTGGTCGATCTGCTGCTCGACGAGATGTCGCGCGATGAGCCGGCCCAAGGTGCGGTGCTCGACCGAATGCTCGATCTGCTCACCATTGCCGCGTTGCGCAGCTGGTTCTCCCGTGCCGAGGCGCCGGCCTGGTACCGCGCGTATCGAGATCCTCAGGTGGGCACGGCACTTCGGCTCATCGAGAACAACCCGGCACATCCCTGGACCGTGGGGTCGCTGGCCGCCGAGGTCGGGCTGTCCCGGGCGGCACTGGCGCGGCGCTTCACCCAACTCGTCGGCGAGCCACCGATGGCTTTGCTGACCGAGATTCGCCTGGCGCTGGCCGTCGACCTGCTACGCGGCTCCGATGCCACCATCGAAGCCGTCGCCGGCCGCGTGGGCTATGGCACCGCCTTCGCGCTGAGCACCGCGATCAAGCGCCGTTACGGCATGAGCCCCAAGGCAATCCGCGCCCAGGGGTAG
- a CDS encoding SDR family oxidoreductase produces MGTYAVTGSASGMGYQAAKQLRAQGHTVIGVDLKDADVIADLSTADGRRTAATRVLELSEGTLDGAVLAAGIGPGAGADRARLIAQINYLGTVDLLTAWQPALAAAGNAKVVALGSNSSTTVPAVPHHAIRALLAGDADRAARAVRFFGGGASALMYAASKIAVARWVRQTAVTADWAGRGIRLNVLAPGAIMTPLLQAQLDSPREGKAVRAFPIPTGNFGDPVHLANWITFMLSDSADFLCGSVIFVDGGTDAYFRPDDWPKGVPLRGIPRYVWRHRRFAKTR; encoded by the coding sequence AGCTACGCGCTCAGGGCCATACGGTGATCGGTGTCGACCTCAAGGACGCCGACGTCATCGCGGACCTGTCGACCGCCGACGGCCGACGTACCGCCGCCACCCGGGTGCTGGAACTGTCCGAAGGCACGCTCGACGGTGCCGTGCTCGCAGCCGGGATCGGACCCGGGGCCGGCGCCGATCGCGCGCGCCTGATCGCCCAGATCAACTACCTCGGCACCGTCGACCTGCTGACGGCCTGGCAGCCGGCCCTGGCGGCCGCGGGCAACGCGAAAGTCGTTGCACTGGGCAGCAACTCGAGCACAACGGTGCCCGCGGTCCCCCACCACGCCATCCGCGCGCTGCTGGCCGGCGACGCCGACCGCGCGGCCCGCGCCGTGCGGTTCTTCGGCGGCGGCGCCTCCGCGCTCATGTACGCCGCGTCCAAGATCGCCGTGGCCCGCTGGGTCCGGCAGACCGCGGTGACGGCCGACTGGGCGGGCCGCGGCATCCGGCTGAACGTCCTGGCGCCCGGCGCCATCATGACCCCACTGCTGCAGGCGCAGCTCGATTCGCCGCGTGAGGGCAAGGCCGTTCGTGCCTTCCCGATCCCGACCGGCAACTTCGGCGATCCCGTGCACCTCGCCAACTGGATCACCTTCATGCTGTCGGACTCCGCCGACTTCCTCTGCGGCAGCGTCATTTTCGTCGACGGCGGCACCGATGCCTACTTCCGGCCCGACGACTGGCCCAAGGGTGTTCCCCTGCGCGGCATTCCGCGGTACGTGTGGCGGCACCGCCGCTTCGCCAAGACCCGCTGA